The proteins below are encoded in one region of Candidatus Eisenbacteria bacterium:
- a CDS encoding MCE family protein: MKRTGQIPFMGLKIGIFVFIASVLLLWATFQSGSFRLGKEEDIVVRFPSVGGLEEGAVVRLNGVPIGVVRDISLTPQGNDVAVKLGVKKGTRARLHEGASARITTVGFLAELYVELNGGNEAAPPIRNDAEITPGLLADPAVMMNKVKSMADTLDIMLSNLTSASRSLVHGKGTLGRLSQDDRLYEQMVSLTHEATQLTSRMNENQERISGRLYTLTGTLDSLTYQMQHGNGTVARLLNSDELHQKLASSSARLDSILSIVESGKGTFGRMMADTALFDDTKALVASMKRLMAEIEKNPKKYLKFSVF, translated from the coding sequence GTGAAGCGAACCGGTCAGATTCCCTTCATGGGGCTCAAGATCGGAATCTTCGTCTTCATCGCCAGCGTGCTCCTGCTGTGGGCGACGTTCCAATCGGGAAGCTTCAGGCTGGGCAAGGAGGAGGACATCGTGGTCCGCTTCCCCAGCGTGGGCGGGCTCGAGGAAGGCGCCGTCGTGCGGCTGAACGGCGTCCCGATCGGGGTCGTGCGGGACATCTCGCTCACGCCGCAGGGGAACGATGTCGCGGTCAAGCTCGGGGTCAAGAAGGGGACAAGGGCACGGCTCCACGAGGGCGCCTCCGCCCGAATCACGACGGTCGGATTCCTCGCGGAGCTCTACGTCGAGCTGAACGGCGGGAACGAGGCGGCTCCGCCGATCCGGAACGACGCCGAGATCACGCCCGGCCTGCTCGCGGACCCGGCCGTGATGATGAACAAGGTGAAGTCGATGGCGGATACGCTCGACATCATGCTCTCCAACCTCACGAGCGCGAGCCGCTCGCTGGTCCATGGCAAGGGGACGCTGGGGCGCCTCTCGCAGGACGACCGGCTCTACGAGCAGATGGTCTCGCTCACGCACGAAGCGACACAGCTCACTTCGCGCATGAATGAGAATCAGGAGCGGATCTCCGGCCGCCTCTACACGCTCACTGGAACGCTCGACAGCCTGACCTACCAGATGCAGCACGGGAACGGAACGGTGGCGCGGCTTCTGAACTCCGACGAGCTCCACCAGAAGCTGGCCTCGAGCAGCGCCCGGCTCGACTCAATCTTATCGATCGTCGAATCGGGCAAGGGTACGTTTGGACGGATGATGGCCGACACCGCGCTCTTCGACGACACGAAGGCGCTGGTCGCCTCGATGAAGCGGTTGATGGCGGAGATCGAGAAGAACCCGAAGAAGTACCTGAAATTCAGCGTGTTCTAG
- a CDS encoding T9SS type A sorting domain-containing protein gives MIAMRDFRMHDTAKPLVVMLFGLMLIGASALFRVATAEAQPDPSKASTYELGSDSRFMWGCFGPCACPVLYSQPLTGTFELRYVSSDPLFNNYTVSNVRWDFPDGSSNQIIRGAGTYRVGGEFAVQQQMILDLFIGNQPSKHFDSGLVQGGGEFPKIDIDISLHQNQACRDTVIHIQAADPPAVTSVDTGRGSPGFRLDRVVPNPFSAEASVQLTLDRAERVDVAIYDVQGRFVRRLAAGMTLAAGPNEITWDGRRYNGSMCGTGVYFVKAGAAGHRSSRRFVKVQ, from the coding sequence ATGATTGCGATGCGTGATTTTAGGATGCACGACACGGCGAAGCCTCTCGTCGTGATGCTGTTCGGCCTAATGCTGATCGGCGCGTCGGCGCTGTTTCGTGTTGCGACCGCCGAAGCCCAGCCCGACCCCTCGAAGGCCTCAACCTACGAGCTTGGCTCGGACAGCCGCTTCATGTGGGGATGCTTTGGTCCCTGCGCCTGTCCCGTCCTCTATTCTCAGCCGCTCACGGGCACGTTCGAGCTCAGGTACGTCAGCTCCGACCCGCTCTTCAACAACTACACCGTCTCGAACGTTCGGTGGGATTTCCCCGATGGTTCCTCGAACCAAATCATCCGGGGCGCCGGCACCTATCGCGTGGGTGGCGAATTCGCCGTCCAGCAGCAGATGATCCTCGATCTCTTCATCGGGAATCAGCCGTCCAAGCATTTCGATAGCGGGCTGGTCCAAGGTGGAGGGGAGTTTCCAAAGATCGACATCGATATCTCCCTGCACCAGAACCAGGCCTGCCGGGACACGGTCATCCACATCCAGGCCGCCGATCCTCCCGCTGTCACTTCCGTCGACACGGGGCGCGGCAGCCCGGGTTTTCGCCTCGATCGCGTGGTCCCGAACCCGTTCAGCGCTGAAGCTTCGGTTCAGTTGACGCTCGATCGCGCGGAGCGGGTCGACGTGGCGATCTACGATGTGCAAGGACGATTCGTGCGCCGCCTGGCGGCGGGGATGACGTTGGCGGCCGGGCCCAACGAGATCACATGGGACGGGCGGCGCTACAACGGATCGATGTGCGGCACGGGCGTGTATTTCGTGAAGGCAGGGGCGGCAGGCCATCGCTCGAGCCGCCGCTTCGTCAAGGTGCAGTAG
- a CDS encoding choice-of-anchor B family protein: protein MQHSSNGTRILAAIVTLAGMAYAAPHAAIAAATSRNVTLLAHLDNYAAYSACWSYVHSDGREYAILGTDAGTSIVNITNPSSPYEVAFIPGLPSVWREMKQYRNWVYISTEAAGGGIQIVRMTDPESPVLVKTYVTNFNRAHTVAVDTTRALLILNGTRFDGIPTGMRILSLADPENPVEVGSYLTDYVHDSWVRNDTLYASCISSAIMRVFNFANPAAPTELVSWTYPGARTHSAEKSRDGRYPYACDEVNYGTMKVFDMQDIFAHPKVREVTVNPLSIVHNVHVKQDTAFVAWYTEGVRLFDLTDPSLPAEWGYYDTYGRFSGGFHGVWEVAPFYPSGTFIASDIESGLYIFRANPNYGTLRVTARDAASVPIPGADVVCVGESDSTRTQSFGTAILALAPGSHTVRVRKWGYQDAFAVGGITKGGHDFIDVVLQPAALGTIMGTVLRASDSTGLPDATVEDRDNPLLASSGSSGGYTLPGTPPGTYRLVCDRAGYGPQTRLVTMQAGASMTESWSLLRAAWYDSCDTDKGWSLSAAGDNATDGLWVRAEPVGTSFASAIKDPTARGNPNTASPFSPGTLAPQHPEPEEGGFSQEGQVQPDDDASPGTGFCFVTGNGAVGGAPADGDVDGGKTTLMTPPLPVGGMTDPTIGFRRWYYMNTPGEPDSLLIDLSSDGVNWVRARTIRESHPDWHPELIRVKDYVVPDAAVRVRFIAQDEGVSGIVEAAIDDLELHDAALLPTHVGEGPEMPPRAVLGAPRPNPASQTTTITLRLKDAGPAHVAVYDIAGRFVALLHSGNATAGFLPLTWDGRDSRGRQAASGVYWIRADAGGEKLARRFVLAR, encoded by the coding sequence TTGCAGCACAGCTCCAACGGCACGCGAATCCTCGCCGCGATCGTCACGCTGGCCGGCATGGCCTACGCCGCACCGCACGCCGCGATCGCCGCAGCGACCTCGCGCAACGTCACGCTCCTCGCCCACCTCGACAATTACGCGGCCTACTCCGCCTGCTGGAGCTACGTCCACTCGGACGGGCGCGAGTACGCGATTCTCGGCACCGACGCGGGCACCTCGATCGTGAACATCACGAACCCCTCATCGCCCTATGAGGTCGCGTTCATCCCCGGGCTCCCATCGGTCTGGCGCGAGATGAAGCAATACCGAAACTGGGTCTACATCTCGACCGAGGCGGCGGGCGGCGGAATCCAGATCGTCCGGATGACCGATCCCGAGAGCCCCGTGCTCGTGAAGACCTACGTGACCAACTTCAACCGTGCCCACACCGTCGCCGTCGATACGACGCGCGCGCTCCTGATCCTGAACGGGACGCGGTTCGACGGGATCCCCACCGGGATGCGGATCCTCTCCCTCGCCGACCCCGAGAACCCGGTCGAGGTGGGGTCGTACCTGACCGACTACGTCCACGACAGCTGGGTCCGGAACGACACGCTCTACGCGAGCTGCATCTCGAGCGCCATCATGCGCGTGTTCAACTTCGCGAACCCGGCCGCCCCGACGGAGCTCGTCTCCTGGACGTATCCCGGCGCGCGCACCCACAGCGCGGAGAAGTCCCGCGACGGACGCTATCCCTACGCGTGCGACGAGGTGAACTACGGCACGATGAAGGTCTTCGACATGCAGGACATCTTCGCGCACCCGAAGGTACGAGAAGTAACGGTCAACCCGCTATCGATCGTCCACAACGTGCACGTGAAGCAGGACACGGCGTTCGTCGCCTGGTACACGGAGGGAGTCCGGCTCTTCGATCTGACCGACCCGTCCCTGCCGGCCGAGTGGGGCTACTACGACACGTACGGAAGATTCTCCGGCGGATTCCACGGGGTGTGGGAGGTCGCGCCCTTCTATCCCTCGGGCACGTTCATCGCGAGCGACATCGAGTCCGGCCTGTACATCTTCCGAGCGAACCCGAACTACGGGACGCTCCGGGTCACGGCCCGGGACGCCGCCTCGGTCCCGATCCCCGGGGCCGACGTCGTGTGCGTCGGCGAGAGCGATTCCACGCGGACCCAGTCGTTCGGGACGGCGATCCTGGCATTGGCCCCGGGCAGCCACACGGTGCGGGTCAGAAAGTGGGGCTACCAGGACGCCTTTGCCGTCGGCGGGATCACGAAGGGCGGGCACGATTTCATCGACGTGGTGCTCCAGCCGGCGGCGCTGGGAACGATCATGGGGACGGTTTTGCGCGCCTCCGACTCGACCGGGCTTCCGGACGCCACCGTCGAGGACCGCGATAACCCGCTTCTCGCGAGCAGCGGATCGTCCGGCGGCTACACGCTCCCCGGCACCCCGCCCGGCACGTACAGGCTGGTTTGCGACCGCGCCGGATACGGGCCGCAGACGAGGCTCGTCACGATGCAGGCAGGCGCCTCGATGACCGAGAGCTGGTCCCTCCTTCGCGCCGCCTGGTACGACTCGTGCGACACGGACAAGGGATGGTCGTTGAGCGCGGCGGGGGATAACGCGACCGACGGGCTATGGGTGCGCGCGGAGCCGGTCGGCACGTCGTTCGCGAGCGCGATCAAGGATCCGACCGCGAGGGGGAATCCGAACACTGCCTCGCCGTTCTCGCCGGGCACGCTCGCCCCGCAGCATCCGGAGCCGGAGGAAGGGGGTTTCAGCCAGGAGGGCCAGGTCCAACCCGACGACGACGCCTCGCCGGGGACCGGCTTCTGCTTCGTCACGGGAAACGGCGCCGTCGGAGGCGCCCCGGCCGACGGGGACGTGGACGGCGGAAAGACCACGCTCATGACCCCGCCGCTCCCGGTGGGCGGGATGACCGACCCGACGATCGGCTTTCGCCGCTGGTACTACATGAACACGCCGGGGGAGCCGGACTCGCTCCTGATCGACCTCTCATCGGACGGCGTGAACTGGGTCCGGGCCCGCACGATCCGCGAGAGCCATCCCGATTGGCACCCCGAGCTGATCCGCGTGAAGGACTACGTCGTGCCCGACGCCGCGGTCCGGGTCCGGTTCATCGCGCAGGACGAGGGCGTGAGCGGAATCGTCGAAGCCGCGATCGACGACCTCGAGCTTCACGACGCGGCACTCCTCCCGACGCACGTTGGGGAGGGACCCGAGATGCCGCCGCGTGCGGTTCTGGGCGCACCGCGGCCGAATCCGGCCTCACAGACCACGACGATCACGTTGCGTCTCAAGGACGCGGGCCCGGCCCACGTCGCGGTCTATGACATCGCGGGAAGATTCGTCGCGCTCCTGCATTCGGGGAACGCGACGGCGGGGTTCTTGCCGCTCACGTGGGACGGAAGGGATTCACGAGGCCGGCAAGCGGCCAGCGGGGTCTACTGGATTCGCGCCGACGCGGGGGGTGAGAAGCTCGCGCGGCGCTTCGTGCTCGCGCGGTAG